The window CGCCGAGAAGTTCTATGCGGCGATCCGGACCTATTGGCCGGGCCTGCCCGACGGCGCGCTCGTCGCCGACTATGCCGGCATCCGGCCGAAGCTGCATGGGCCGACCGAGCCAATCGTGGATTTCCGCATCGACGGGCCGGCGGTGCATGGCGTGCCGGGGCTGGTCAACCTGCTCGGCATCGAAAGCCCCGGCCTGACAAGTTCGCTGGCGATCGCGGATCTGGTGGTCGAGCGGTTGCGCTAGAGCCCGCTCGACCGGAGGGGATCGAGCGGAGAGGAATCGTGCGGTAGCGGCCAAACGAGATGTATACGGTTCCGGCGTATTCTGGCCCGCACCTCCTCGATTTCAGCGTGCGCATATGCCCGGCCCCGCCGTTTCGGCCCTTTCTCGCTTGACGTCTGCGTCGCCATCGCGTGCGAACCTGGGCGCATTGGCGTTCCTGACGTTGTTTTGCCTGCTGCCGGTGCTGCTCGTCGACATCCCGGCGATGGTGGACTACCCGAACCACCTTGCCCGCATGTCGATCCTCGCCCGGGCAGACACAGCGCTGGAACATCCGCTCTATCAGATTGCCTGGGCGCCCTATCCTAATCTCGCCATGGACGTCATCGTTCCGCCTGTGGCTCGTTGGATCGGCGTCGAAGCGGCGACCAAGCTGTTCTACCTCGTCTCGCAAATCCTGATCGTCGGCGGCGCGGCCGCCCTCGCGGCTGCGGCCGGCGGCGGGACGATGACGGCCGGTATCATCGCCTGCCTGCTGCTTTATGCGATGCCGTTCGCCTTCGGCTTCGTGAATTTCGAGTTCGCCCTCGGCCTTGCGCTTTTCGCCCTAGCGATCTGGGTGCGGCTCGCCAATCGCCCGCTTGGCCTGCGCCTCGCCGTGCATGCGATTGCAGTTGCGATCCTCTATTTCGCTCACCTCTTCGCCCTGGGCATCTACGGTTTTGCCATCGGCTTGATCGAGCTCTGGCGCTTGAGGCAGGACCTGCCGTCGCCGCGCCGCACTGCCATTCTCTGGGGCGGCATGGCGGCACCGGCGATCGCGGTTGCGCTCCTGGCCGGCGCCGGCGGGGGCGCGGTCGGCGGCACCGGCACGATCTGGTCGGCAGGCGCCAAACTCTACTGGCTGAGCATGTTGAACGGATGGAGCCGCGAATTCTCGCTGGTTCCGACGCTCCTCCTCGCGGTTCCGCTCTGTCTCGCCTTCCTGCGCGGCTGGCTTCGGCTGGTCGGCCCCGGACCATGGCTGGCTGCAGGCTTCGCACTGCTTTTCCTGGTGTTGCCGTTCAGGCTCTTCGACACGGCCTTCGTCGACGGCCGCGTCCTGCTCGCAGCGCTGCTGATCCTGCCGGCCTTCACTGGCGCCCGCTTCCCGCGCGAACGAACTGCCGAGATCTTCCGCGCAACGCTCGTCCTGGCCTGCCTGGTCAATACCGGCTTCGCGATCTTCGTGCAGTTGAGCTACCGGAGCGAATATCGGGCTCTGATAGCGGCTTTCGAACTCATGCCACCTGGATCGCGCCTGCTTCCGGCTGGCCTCGGGCAGGAGGAGGACCCTCCCTCCGACCTCCAGGACTATCCGATGTATCATGCCGCGACATTCGCGGTGCACACGCGCGATGCATTCGTGCCGACGCTCTTCACCTCCCCCGGCAAGCAGCCTCTCAGGCCCCACCCATCAGTCCAGCACCTGAAACTGCTCGAAGGCGCGGCGATCCCCTGGAGCTTGCTCCACGCCTATGCGAATGGCGGCGCTCCTCCTGAGGAGCTCGCCTATGTCAGGAACTGGAGGCGCGACTTCGATTATCTGCTTCTGATCAATCCCAGGGGCGAGGCCTTGCGCACTCCGCTTCTGGAGCCGGTCGCATCGAGTTCCCGATTCATCCTGTATCGCATCAGGCCTGGAGGCAGCTGACCGTGCTCCTCGTCGGCAACGGCGTACGTTTCGATCACGACCCGGCCCGCAAGACCCTCGGCCGTGACGGTGGTGATTCACACCGCCTCCGCTGCCATTTCCGCGCACCAGTGCGCCAGCCGTGCCTTCATCACGCGCTCGCGGCCGGCCTCCAGCGCCTTCTCGTCGAGCCGCTCGAGTTCCTCGAAGGCGAATCCATCCTCGCCATGGGCGTTCCAGGCCGCCTGCAGGCTGCGCTGGCGATGGCTGCCATGGCGCAGCGTGAACCAGACACGGTTCTGGATGGTCGAGAGATCCGGCGCCTGCCCGGCCCAGCGTTCGCCGCTCGCAAGGCAACGCACCAGATAGATGCCGGCCACGACCTTGCGCTCCTTATAGGCCGTAACGACGGCCCTCCTGTCCTCGTGACGCATCGCGTCCTCCTTGTGTGAGGCGCGGCAAATATCACCCGGGCAATATTGACTCAAGTATTTTTATCCGGGTATTTTATGGCATCACAGGAAACCCGACTATGTCCGACGCCGACCGTCTTTCCACCGCCTTCGACGGCAACACCATCCTGGCCCGCGGCCGACTGGCCGATGTGGCAGTCGCCGTGCAGCAGCACCTCGCCGAACGCCCCGAAGCCGCGCTGCTGACCTTCGACGACGCGAGCGGCCGGGTGGTCGATCTCGACCTGCGCGGCACGCCGGCCGAGATCGTCGCGCGCCTCAGCGGCGAAGCCCGCGGGCGTGGGCGGCCTAAGCTCGGCGTCGTCGCGCGCGAGGTGACATTGCTGCCGCGGCATTGGGAGTGGCTGTCGGCGCAGCCGGGCGGCGCCTCGCAGGCGCTACGGCGGCTGATCGACGAAGCGCGGCGCGGCGATCGCGGCGAAACGCAAGGTCGCATCGCCCGCGAGACCGCCTATCGCTTCATGAGTGCGCTCGCCGGCAACCTCGGGGGTTTCGAGGAGGCGACGCGCGCGCTCTTCGCCAATGACGAGATCGGCTTCTTCCGGCAGGCGGCGGGCTGGCCGGCCGACATCCGCACCTACGCGCAGGAGCTGGCCTGGAGCGGGGTTCGTAGCGCGGACTAGCCGCGCAGCTCGGCGACCTTCTCGCGCGCTTCCTTCGACAGCCTCGTCACCTGCGCCCAGTCGCGGTTCTTCACCGCGTCGGCCGGGACGAGCCAGGAGCCGCCGACGCAGATCACCTGCGGCAGGGCGAGGTAACTGCCGAGATTGGCGAGCGAGACGCCGCCGGTCGGACAGAACTGCATCTGCGGGAACGGACCGGACAGCGCCTTGAGGCCGGCGACGCCGCCGGCCTGCTCGGCCGGGAAGAACTTGCAGGTCAGGCGGCCGGCGGAGACAGCGCGCATGCAGTCCGAGGCGGTGGCGACACCCGGCAGCCAGGGCAGGCCGGTCTTGCGCATCGCCTCGTCGACGCTCTCGGTGAAGCCGGGGCTAACCACGGCGAGCGCACCGGCATCATGGACTTCGGCCGCCTGGGCGGGGGTCACCACCGTGCCGGCGACCGGCAGGATGCCGGGCACCTTCTTCGCCACGACCTCGAGCGCCGCCATCGCGGCGGGGCGGCGCAAGGTGATCTCGATCACGTCGATGCCGCCGGCGAGCAGGGCTTCCGCCAGCGGCACAGCGATCTCGGCCTCGTCGATGACGACGACAGGGACGACGCCGCAAGCCTTGAGGCGGGCAATCTCGGGGGCAATCGACATCGGTAGAATTCCTTTCGCGCCTCGCTTACGCCTTGGCCCAGTAGACGTCGAGCCCCTGCGGGCGGGCGAGCAGCAGGCCGACCGGAAACGCCGCTGGCATCTCGACCGCAGAAGCCAGCACGCGCTCCTTCTCCTGCCCGGAGATCAGCAGGGCGACATGGCCGGCGCCCTGCAACCGAGCCGGCGACAGCGAGAGCCGCGGCGGCAAATCAGGCGGGCTCGCGGCAAGCGCATGGACGGAGGCGGGCGCGGTCAGCGCCGCCGTCTCGCCGGGAAAGAGCGAAGCGATATGCCCATCCGCACCCATGCCACTGACGACGATGTCGAGCGGCGGCAGGTCTTTCAGCACGCGGTCAAGGCTGGCGGCTGCGACGGCGAGGTCATCGCCTGCATTATGAAAGGAGACGAAGGGGCTCCGCCCGTCGCGCAAGGGCGCGAAGGCCGCGCGGATCATGCGCTCGTTCGAGGCCTGGTCGCCGGGCGCGACGAAGCGCTCGTCGGTCGGCATCAGCGTGATGCTCTCCCACGGCAGGTCGTGTGCGCCGAGCGCCGCGAGAAAACGTGCCGGCGTGGTGCCACCCGGCACGGCGATGAGCGCCCTGCCCTGCGCCGCGACGAGCGCCCGCAGCCTGACCGCGACCGCCTCGGCCAGCGCCTCGGAGGCATCGGCCAGCGTCTCGAAGCGATGGCGGACCAGCGGGCCGGCCGCACTCATTCCGCGAACTCCGGATCGGCCCAGGAGCGGCTCTCACGCTCGATCAGTCCGATCGCCTGCGACGGCCCCCAGGAGCCGGCGGCATAGCGATGCGGCTGCGGGTAGTATTCCTGCCAGCCGGCAAGGATCGGGTCGATCCAGCTCCAGGCCTGCTCGACCTCGTCGCGGCGCATGAACAGGGTCTGGTCGCCGCGGATCACATCGGTCAGCAACCGCTCATAGGCATCGGGCGTGCGCACGTCGAAGGCGGTCTCGTAGCGCAAATCGAGCTGGCGCGGCACGACCTTGAGCTTGCCGGAGCCCGGCACCTTCATCATCAGCTGCAATTGCACGCCGTCATTGGGCTGGAGCCGGATGACGAGGCGATTGGCGTAGAGTTCCTCACAGCCCGGGGCGCGGCCGAAGATCGAATGCGGCACCGGCTTGAAGGTGACCGCGATCTCGGAATAGCGCTGCGCCATGCGCTTGCCGGTACGCAGATAGATCGGCACGCCGGCCCAACGCCAGGTGTCGAGCTCGCAGCGGATCGCGACGAAGGTCTCCGTCCCGCTGAGATGGCCGAGCTCCTCGGAGTAGCCCTTGACGCGCTGGCCGTCGATGACGCCCGGCCCGTACTGGCCACGCACGGTCATGCGCTGGACATCGGGGCCGACAATCGGCCTGAGCGCCTTGAGCACCCTCACCTTCTCGTCGCGGACAGCATCGGCCTCGAGCTGGTTCGGCGGCTCGATCGCGAACAGGCAGAGCAATTGCAGCACATGGTTCTGGACCATGTCGCGCAGATGGCCGGCCTTGTCGTAATAGCCGGCGCGGGATTCGAGCCCGACCGTCTCAGCCACGGTGATCTGGACATTGTCGATATCACGGCTCGACCAGGAGCGCTCGAACAGCGTGTTGGCGAAGCGCAGCACCAAGAGGTTCTGCACCGTCTCCTTGCCGAGATAATGGTCGATCCGGTAGGTCCGGCTCTCCGGCAGGATGCGGGCAACGGCGTCGTTGATCTCGCGCGCCGAGGCGAGATCGCGCCCGAGCGGCTTCTCCAGGATCACCCGCGAGGTCGGCGTCAGGATGCCGGAGTTCGCCAGGTTCTCGCAGATCGGGATGAAGAGATCAGGCGGCGTCGAGAGATAGAAGGAGCGCACGCGCTGGGAGTCGCCGAGCGCTTCCTTCAGCGCACCATAAGTCTCGGGCTTGACCGCGTCGAGCAGCACCATGGTCAGGCGGCGCCGGAAGGCGGCGATGCGGTCCTGCGACAGGCCGGCGGCGGCGAGCTTGCTGGCGATCTCGTTGGGGATGCCCTCGACATCCTCCTGCTTGCGGACGATGCCGAGGATGCGGCTCTCCTCCGGCAGCACGCCCTCCTCATTGCGCTGGGCCAGCGCCGGGAAGAGCTTGCGCAGCGCAAGGTCGCCGCCGGCGCCAAAGATCACCAGGTCGAAGGGCGGGACCGGCGTGCGCTCCGGCGCAGCCTCCGGCTTCAGCAGGCGTTCGGCAATTGCGTCCATGGCGGCATACTCCTGATCGGCCGACACGAGGTCGGCGCGAATTCTCGTCGATCGATCCATTCCGGTCGATCGGAAAGCGCGCCAGTCGAACCGAATCCTGCGACGACAATGCGACCAAGGGCGCAGCTTGCCAAACGCTTTGGGTAACAGGGCTGCTATGCCGTCATTCTCGGGAGGAGCGAAGCGCAGACCCGAGAATCTCGTGACGAGATGGCACCAATTGGCGCCTCCTTCGGCCTGAGATGCTCGGGTCAAGCCCGAGCATGACGCGCTGGCTCGCTACCCCGCCCGCCGGAAACCCTCGCTCGCTGTGAGCAATTGCTGGGCATAGGCCGTCTCAGGCATGCGTGCGGCGAGCATTGCCGCCGTCATCTCCTCAACGCCGCGGCCGAACTGCATGACGAGGAGCCGCTCGCACATATGACCGACCACGGCAAGGTCGTGGCTGACCAGGATATAAGTGAGCTTGCGCTCGTGCCGTAGCGCCTGGAGCAGGTTCAGCACCTCGGCCTGGATCGAGACGTCGAGCGCCGAGGTCGGCTCGTCGAGCAGCAGGATCGTCGGCTCCAGCACCAGAGCGCGGGCGATGGCGACGCGCTGACGCTGGCCGCCTGAGAGCTGGTGCGGATAGCGGAAGCGGAAGGAGGTCGGCAGGCCGACATCCTGCATGGCGCGGCTGATCTTCGCCTCGGCGTCGCGGACGCCATGGATGGCGAGCGGCTCCGCCAGGGTGTCGTCGACGGTCTTCTTTGGATGCAACGAGCCGTACGGGTCCTGGAAGACCATCTGGGCAGCGCGATAGAAGGCCTTGTCGCGGATCTTTGGCTGGCGCTTGCCGAGGATGTCGACCTCGCCGCTCCAGTCGCGATTGAGGCCGGCGAGCACGCGCAGCACGGTCGACTTGCCCGAGCCGGATTCGCCAACGATGCCATAGCTTTCGCCCGGCGCGACCGCGAAGGAGAGGTCTTTCACGACATGTGAATCGCCGAAGGAGACGTTGAGCTTCTCGACGGAGATGGCGTGTTGAGTTGTCATGCCAGCCATGCCGGGTCGCGGGTGAGGGTCGCGAGCTTCTCGCGCGGATGGTCGAGATCGGGCAGGCAGCCGAGCAGGCCCCGTGTATAGGGATGCTGGGCCTTGTCGAGTTCGCCCGCCGGCAGCGTCTCCAGCGCCTTGCCGCCATACATGACGATGACGCGGTCACAGAACGACTTCACCAGATGCAGGTCGTGGCTGATGAAGATCAGCCCCATGCCGCGGCTGGTGACGAGATCGTCGAGGATCTTCAGCACCTGCAATTGCACGGTGACGTCGAGCGCCGAAGTCGGCTCGTCGGCGATCAATATCTCGGGCTCAGCGATCAGCATCATCGCGATCATCACGCGCTGGCCCATGCCGCCCGAGACCTCGTGCGGGTAGAGATCGTAGACACGCCCCGGCTCGCGGATCTGCACGGCCTCGAGCATGGTGAGGCTACGCTCCTTCGCCTCGCGGGCGCTCGCCTTGTGGTGGACGCGGTAGGCCTCGGCGATCTGGTCGCCGACGGTCTGGACCGGGTTCAGCGAGAACTTCGGATCCTGCATCACCATGGAGATGTGGCGCCCGCGCAGCTTGCGGCGGCTCGCTCTGTCCATCGAGGTCAGGTCCTTGCCGCGGAACTCCATGCGCTTGGCCGTGACCACGCCGGGATGCGGGATCAGGTCGAGGATGGCACGGCCGGTCATCGACTTGCCGGAGCCGGATTCGCCGACGATGCCGAGCCGCTCTCGGCCGAGGGTGAAGGACAGGCCCCGTACGGCATTCACGATGCCGGTCGGGGTGTGGAAGTCGACGCGCAGATCGTCGAGCGTCAGCAGAGCTTGATCAGACATGCCGCTCACCTCGCATCCAGCACGTCGCGCAGCCCGTCGCCGAGCAGGTTGAAGCCGAGCGCGACGACGCAGATGGCGATGCCCGGGAAGGTCGCGACCCACCATTGGTCGAAGATCTGCTCGCGGCCGGTCGAGATCATCGCGCCCCATTCCGGGATCGGCGGCTGGGCGCCAAGGCCGAGGAAGCCGAGGCCGGCGGCGATGATGATGATCCCGGCCATATCGTAGGTGGTGCGCACGATCAGCGAGGGCACGCACATCGGCACGATATGCTTCAGCACGATCCGCATCTGGCTCGCGCCCTGCAGGCGCATCGCCGAGATGTAGTCGGCATTGCGGATGATCATCGTCTCAGCACGGGCGACGCGGGCGTAAGGTGGCCAGGCGGTGAAGGCAATGGCGATGACCGCGTTCTCCAGACCCGGCCCCAGCGCCGCGACGAAGGCGAGCGCCAGCACGAGGCGCGGGAAGGCGAGGAAGACGTCGGTGATCCGCATCAGCACGGTGTCGACCCAGCCGCCGAAATAGCCGGCGGCGCAGCCGATCAGGAGGCCGAGCGGCCCGACCGTGATGACCACCAGCATGACGATGACCAGCGTGACGCGGGTGCCGTAGACGATGCGGCTGAAGATGTCGCGGCCGAGCGCGTCGGTGCCGAACCAGTGCTTGGCCGAGGGCGCCAGCAGGCGCTGGTCGAGCGCCTGGGCAAGCGGATCGTATTGCGCGATGAGCGGCGCGAAGGCCGCGAGCAGCAGCAGCGCCAGCACGATCACGAGGCCGACCACGGCAGCCGGGTTCTTCTTGAAGGCGAGCCATTGCCGGTAGAGCTGGCCGAGCTTGGCCTGCCGGCGCGATTCCGGCGAGGTCGTGGTCAGCCAGGAATGCCAGCTGACGGGGGCGGTGGCGTGATCGGTCATGGCCATCCTCCTCAGCGCGCCCGCGGGTCGGCCAGCCGGCCGAGGATGTCGGAGAACAGGTTGACCGCAATGAAGACGGCGCCGACGACGAGCGTGGCGCCGAGCACCGCGTTCATGTCGGCGTTGAGCAGCGCATTGGTGAGATAGCGGCCGAGGCCCGGCCAGGCGAAGATCGTCTCGGTCAGCACCGAGCCTTCGAGCAGATGCATGTAGGAGAGCGCGATCACGGTGACGAGCGGCACGAGGGCGTTGCCCAGCGCATGGCCACAGACGACGCGCCATTCCGACAGGCCCTTCACCCGCGCCGCCACGACATATTGCTGCTGCAGCTCGGTGATCATGAAGCTGCGGGTCATGCGGCTGATATAGGCGACGGAAAGCAGGCCGAGCACGGAGGCCGGCAGGATCAGGTGCCAGAAGGCGTCACGGACCGCCTCCCATTCGCCCTGCATCGCCGCGTCGAGCATGACGATGCCGGTGATCGGCGTGACGAAATCCTCGAAGGCGACCGAGAGCCGCCCGGGACCGGCGACCCAGCCGAGCTTGGCATAGAACAGCAGGAGCCCCATCAGGCCGAGCCAGAACACCGGGATCGAATAGCCGATCAGGCCGATCACGCGGGCGATCTGGTCGATCCAGCGACCCTGGTTGACGGCGGCAAGGATGCCGAGCGGGACGCCGAGCGCGACGCCGATCAAGGTGCCAAGCGTCGCCAGCTCCAGCGTCGCCGGGAACACGGTCTTGATGTCGTCGGTGACCTTCTGCGCGGTCAGCACCGAGGTGCCGAGATCGCCGGTGAAGACCTTGCCGATATAGGTAGCGAATTGCTGCCAGTACGGCTTGTCGAGGCCGAGCGCGAGCCTTGCCTTGTCGTAGACGTCGGCGGGAGCGCGATCGCCGACCACGGCCAAAACGGGATCGATCGGCATGACGCGCGCGATCAGGAAGGTCACCAGCAGCAGGCCGAAGATCGTGATCGCGACCGTGGTCAGCTCACGGCCGAGGATCTTCGCCCAGCGAACAACACCATTCTTGGCGCGTGGCGGCGGTGCGGGCGGGGTCGGTGCAGTGATGGAAACCATCGTCGGCTCCGTTCTTCTTGTTCTTGGAGGGCGTCGGCCAGACTACGCTGGCGCCAATGGCAAGAACCCGCCGCAGCCTGATGATGGGCTACGGCGGGTTCCGCTGGGCAAACGCCTCAGTTCTTCGTGATCGGAGCGTAGAAATTGGTGTCGGAGGTCGGTCCGATCACCCAGCCGGCAATGCCCTTGCGGTCGGCCGAAACCTCGACCTGCTGGAACATGATGACGAAGGGCGAGACCTTCTGGTGGTCGCGCTGCAGCTCGCCATAGACGGAGGCGCGCTTGGTCGCATCGCTCTCCAGGACGTTGGCCTGGGTGACCTTGGTCATGTCCGGGATGTCCCAGGCATTGCGCCAGGCCAGCGTCTTCGACTTGGCCTCCTCGCCATTATCCTCGTTGATGGCGAAGGTCTCGGCATTGGTGTGCGGGTCGAGATAGTCCGGGCCCCACTGGCCGATATAGATGTCGTGGGTGCGGGCGCGGTACTTGGTCAGCGTCTGCTTGCCGTCGCCCGGAAGGATCTCGAGCTTGATCCCGGCCTGGGCCCAGGTCGACTGGACCGCCTGGGCGATGTCGGTGATCGGGTTGACCGAGCGGGTGTCCATCGTGACGGTGAAGCCGTTCGGCAGGCCGGCCTTGGCGAGCAGTTCCTTGGCCTTGGCGACATCGAGCTTGTAGGGCCTGTCGGTGATCGCGCCGAGGAAGCCCTTGGGCAGGAAGCTCTCATGGCCCTTATAGGTGCCTTCGACGATGTTGCGCTCGATCGAGTCGTAATCGACCAGCCACTTCAAGGCTTCGCGGACCTCGGGCTTGGCGAGATTCGGATTCTTCTGGTTCAGGCCGAGATAGAGGATGTAGCCCTTGTCGCCCTGGACGATCTCGACATTGGCGTTGCTCTTGACCGCGGCGAGCTGGTCCTTGGAGAGGTTGCGGGCGATATCGATGTCGCCCTTCTCCAGCAGCAGGCGCTGCGAAGCCGGCTCGGCGACATGGCGGACGATGACGCGCTTGGTCTTGGGCGCGCCCTTGTACCAGGCTTCATTGGCGTCGAGCGCATATTGCTCGTTCGGGCGATAGACGCGGACCTTGTAGGCGCCCGAGCCGGCCGAGTTCAGCTTCAGCCAGCCATTGCCCCAGTCGCCATCCTTCTCATTGGCCTTGACCAGCTTGGAGTCGACCACCGCAGCGACGCCCGAGGTCAGGCAGTTCAGGAAGAAGGTCGGCGCGAAGGGCTTGGAGACGGTGACCGTTACGGTCTGGTCGTCGGTGGCCTTGACCTTCTCCAGCACGGTGTCCTTGTTCAGGCCGAACTGGGTGAGGATGAAG is drawn from Bosea sp. Tri-49 and contains these coding sequences:
- the eda gene encoding bifunctional 4-hydroxy-2-oxoglutarate aldolase/2-dehydro-3-deoxy-phosphogluconate aldolase; amino-acid sequence: MSIAPEIARLKACGVVPVVVIDEAEIAVPLAEALLAGGIDVIEITLRRPAAMAALEVVAKKVPGILPVAGTVVTPAQAAEVHDAGALAVVSPGFTESVDEAMRKTGLPWLPGVATASDCMRAVSAGRLTCKFFPAEQAGGVAGLKALSGPFPQMQFCPTGGVSLANLGSYLALPQVICVGGSWLVPADAVKNRDWAQVTRLSKEAREKVAELRG
- the zwf gene encoding glucose-6-phosphate dehydrogenase; this encodes MDAIAERLLKPEAAPERTPVPPFDLVIFGAGGDLALRKLFPALAQRNEEGVLPEESRILGIVRKQEDVEGIPNEIASKLAAAGLSQDRIAAFRRRLTMVLLDAVKPETYGALKEALGDSQRVRSFYLSTPPDLFIPICENLANSGILTPTSRVILEKPLGRDLASAREINDAVARILPESRTYRIDHYLGKETVQNLLVLRFANTLFERSWSSRDIDNVQITVAETVGLESRAGYYDKAGHLRDMVQNHVLQLLCLFAIEPPNQLEADAVRDEKVRVLKALRPIVGPDVQRMTVRGQYGPGVIDGQRVKGYSEELGHLSGTETFVAIRCELDTWRWAGVPIYLRTGKRMAQRYSEIAVTFKPVPHSIFGRAPGCEELYANRLVIRLQPNDGVQLQLMMKVPGSGKLKVVPRQLDLRYETAFDVRTPDAYERLLTDVIRGDQTLFMRRDEVEQAWSWIDPILAGWQEYYPQPHRYAAGSWGPSQAIGLIERESRSWADPEFAE
- a CDS encoding ABC transporter ATP-binding protein codes for the protein MTTQHAISVEKLNVSFGDSHVVKDLSFAVAPGESYGIVGESGSGKSTVLRVLAGLNRDWSGEVDILGKRQPKIRDKAFYRAAQMVFQDPYGSLHPKKTVDDTLAEPLAIHGVRDAEAKISRAMQDVGLPTSFRFRYPHQLSGGQRQRVAIARALVLEPTILLLDEPTSALDVSIQAEVLNLLQALRHERKLTYILVSHDLAVVGHMCERLLVMQFGRGVEEMTAAMLAARMPETAYAQQLLTASEGFRRAG
- the pgl gene encoding 6-phosphogluconolactonase; the protein is MSAAGPLVRHRFETLADASEALAEAVAVRLRALVAAQGRALIAVPGGTTPARFLAALGAHDLPWESITLMPTDERFVAPGDQASNERMIRAAFAPLRDGRSPFVSFHNAGDDLAVAAASLDRVLKDLPPLDIVVSGMGADGHIASLFPGETAALTAPASVHALAASPPDLPPRLSLSPARLQGAGHVALLISGQEKERVLASAVEMPAAFPVGLLLARPQGLDVYWAKA
- a CDS encoding GIY-YIG nuclease family protein — its product is MRHEDRRAVVTAYKERKVVAGIYLVRCLASGERWAGQAPDLSTIQNRVWFTLRHGSHRQRSLQAAWNAHGEDGFAFEELERLDEKALEAGRERVMKARLAHWCAEMAAEAV
- a CDS encoding ABC transporter permease gives rise to the protein MVSITAPTPPAPPPRAKNGVVRWAKILGRELTTVAITIFGLLLVTFLIARVMPIDPVLAVVGDRAPADVYDKARLALGLDKPYWQQFATYIGKVFTGDLGTSVLTAQKVTDDIKTVFPATLELATLGTLIGVALGVPLGILAAVNQGRWIDQIARVIGLIGYSIPVFWLGLMGLLLFYAKLGWVAGPGRLSVAFEDFVTPITGIVMLDAAMQGEWEAVRDAFWHLILPASVLGLLSVAYISRMTRSFMITELQQQYVVAARVKGLSEWRVVCGHALGNALVPLVTVIALSYMHLLEGSVLTETIFAWPGLGRYLTNALLNADMNAVLGATLVVGAVFIAVNLFSDILGRLADPRAR
- a CDS encoding ABC transporter ATP-binding protein, which encodes MSDQALLTLDDLRVDFHTPTGIVNAVRGLSFTLGRERLGIVGESGSGKSMTGRAILDLIPHPGVVTAKRMEFRGKDLTSMDRASRRKLRGRHISMVMQDPKFSLNPVQTVGDQIAEAYRVHHKASAREAKERSLTMLEAVQIREPGRVYDLYPHEVSGGMGQRVMIAMMLIAEPEILIADEPTSALDVTVQLQVLKILDDLVTSRGMGLIFISHDLHLVKSFCDRVIVMYGGKALETLPAGELDKAQHPYTRGLLGCLPDLDHPREKLATLTRDPAWLA
- a CDS encoding DUF2239 family protein; translated protein: MSDADRLSTAFDGNTILARGRLADVAVAVQQHLAERPEAALLTFDDASGRVVDLDLRGTPAEIVARLSGEARGRGRPKLGVVAREVTLLPRHWEWLSAQPGGASQALRRLIDEARRGDRGETQGRIARETAYRFMSALAGNLGGFEEATRALFANDEIGFFRQAAGWPADIRTYAQELAWSGVRSAD
- the nikC gene encoding nickel transporter permease, whose protein sequence is MTDHATAPVSWHSWLTTTSPESRRQAKLGQLYRQWLAFKKNPAAVVGLVIVLALLLLAAFAPLIAQYDPLAQALDQRLLAPSAKHWFGTDALGRDIFSRIVYGTRVTLVIVMLVVITVGPLGLLIGCAAGYFGGWVDTVLMRITDVFLAFPRLVLALAFVAALGPGLENAVIAIAFTAWPPYARVARAETMIIRNADYISAMRLQGASQMRIVLKHIVPMCVPSLIVRTTYDMAGIIIIAAGLGFLGLGAQPPIPEWGAMISTGREQIFDQWWVATFPGIAICVVALGFNLLGDGLRDVLDAR
- a CDS encoding ABC transporter substrate-binding protein, with protein sequence MAASAFAALLATTAQAQTPKDTIVMAKQIDDIITLDPAEAFEFSGVEVGANVYDKLIGVDLKNNNALIGELAQSWTVSPDNLTYTFKLRPGVKFHSGNPLTAADVVYSFQRAVTLNKSPGFILTQFGLNKDTVLEKVKATDDQTVTVTVSKPFAPTFFLNCLTSGVAAVVDSKLVKANEKDGDWGNGWLKLNSAGSGAYKVRVYRPNEQYALDANEAWYKGAPKTKRVIVRHVAEPASQRLLLEKGDIDIARNLSKDQLAAVKSNANVEIVQGDKGYILYLGLNQKNPNLAKPEVREALKWLVDYDSIERNIVEGTYKGHESFLPKGFLGAITDRPYKLDVAKAKELLAKAGLPNGFTVTMDTRSVNPITDIAQAVQSTWAQAGIKLEILPGDGKQTLTKYRARTHDIYIGQWGPDYLDPHTNAETFAINEDNGEEAKSKTLAWRNAWDIPDMTKVTQANVLESDATKRASVYGELQRDHQKVSPFVIMFQQVEVSADRKGIAGWVIGPTSDTNFYAPITKN